A stretch of Arachis hypogaea cultivar Tifrunner chromosome 15, arahy.Tifrunner.gnm2.J5K5, whole genome shotgun sequence DNA encodes these proteins:
- the LOC112751793 gene encoding uncharacterized protein has translation MKANKNKNKNSSVSTAGIQNSSPKLDWIITPATSIQSTTTFATIVVTDLKLKLSKRNMKLNVITREMASEDDLLAGIMRTRFLNNDFALPPSQLFLHLPVPHLHAPPISSGHSTLPVSQIAAALSTFLSSVLLPHKIHLKLFDRNPQQESEASFEEDGRQSCRNFCSKAETEFPKETKRTDCSDKCTPELDALLVRDAFF, from the exons ATGAAGgcgaacaagaacaagaacaaaaattcATCTGTGTCAACTGCAGGGATACAAAATTCCTCTCCAAAGCTAGACTGGATCATCACTCCGGCCACAAGCATCCAAAGTACCACTACATTTGCAACGATTGTGGTAACAGATTTGAAACTCAAGCTTTCAAAACGCAACATGAAGCTGAA TGTGATCACAAGAGAAATGGCCTCGGAGGATGATCTTCTCGCCGGAATAATGCGAACTCGCTTTCTGAACAACGACTTCGCTCTCCCTCCGTCGCAACTGTTCCTCCACCTCCCCGTCCCTCACCTCCACGCGCCGCCTATATCCTCCGGGCACTCCACGCTCCCTGTCTCCCAGATCGCAGCCGCTCTCTCCACCTTCCTCTCCTCCGTGCTGCTACCTCACAAAATCCATCTCAAACTTTTCGATCGGAATCCCCAG CAAGAATCTGAGGCGTCATTTGAAGAGGATGGACGCCAGAGCTGTAGAAATTTCTGCTCCAAAGCTGAAACTGAATTTCCTAAG GAGACCAAAAGAACTGATTGTAGTGATAAGTGTACACCTGAGCTAGATGCACTATTGGTGAGAGatgcttttttttaa
- the LOC112751794 gene encoding uncharacterized protein: protein MDRRRMTATRPSAMSSPSVTATATTTITIGSSDPSSSSSQQEQQQPEVLFLPLSRKKKVTWKEGTVDNEFMQKKSSKKCCIFHKEKSFDEDDSDEDDNPDNSDKHAHDHSDGGCCSKSNDEAGPSS, encoded by the coding sequence ATGGATAGACGACGCATGACTGCCACCAGGCCTTCAGCCATGTCTTCCCCTTCTGTCACTGCCACTGCCACCACTACCATAACCATTGGAAGCTCTGATCCATCATCCTCTTCCTCACAACAAGAACAGCAGCAACCAGAAGTCCTTTTCCTTCCATTAAGTCGCAAGAAGAAGGTCACATGGAAAGAGGGCACGGTAGACAATGAGTTTATGCAGAAGAAGAGCTCCAAGAAGTGCTGTATCTTTCACAAAGAGAAGTCATTTGATGAGGATGACAGTGATGAAGATGACAATCCAGATAACTCCGATAAACATGCCCACGATCACAGTGATGGGGGTTGTTGCTCCAAGAGTAATGATGAAGCTGGTCCAAGCAGTTAA